In the Sus scrofa isolate TJ Tabasco breed Duroc chromosome 6, Sscrofa11.1, whole genome shotgun sequence genome, one interval contains:
- the LOC110261046 gene encoding leukocyte immunoglobulin-like receptor subfamily A member 6, translating into MGGGSTTPILRALLCLGLCWRPWDQVQAGVLPKPSIRADPGPIVPKGSPVTLWCQGSPQAEVYRLYKVGDSGLWEDEAPQASNTARFHFESLSSRHAGRYQCAYHSRNSWSGRSDPLALVVTGLYAAPSLSAHPSPVVAS; encoded by the exons ATGGGAGGCGGCAGCACAACCCCAATCCTCAGGGCCCTTCTCTGCCTCG GGCTGTGCTGGCGCCCATGGGACCAGGTCCAGGCAG GGGTCCTTCCCAAACCCTCCATCCGGGCTGACCCGGGACCCATTGTCCCCAAGGGGAGCCCTGTGACCCTCTGGTGTCAGGGGTCCCCGCAGGCTGAGGTCTACCGTCTGTATAAAGTGGGGGACTCTGGACTCTGGGAGGATGAAGCTCCCCAGGCCTCCAATACAGCCCGGTTCCATTTTGAATCCTTGAGCTCCCGCCATGCAGGGCGGTATCAGTGTGCTTATCACAGCAGGAACAGCTGGTCCGGGCGGAGTGACCCCCTGGCCCTTGTGGTGACAG GACTGTACGCAGCGCCCTCCCTCTCAGCCCACCCGAGCCCCGTGGTGGCATCATGA